The following are encoded in a window of uncultured Ilyobacter sp. genomic DNA:
- a CDS encoding hydratase: MIKLYDSGVYVKNGSEIVPAGADLGVSVEEAKKGTMAYSILEAHNTTDDMKDLTLKFDAMASHDITFVGVIQTAKASGMKKFPLPYVLTNCHNSLCAVGGTINEDDHMFGLSAAKKYGGIYVPAHQAVIHSYMRENYAGCGKMILGSDSHTRYGALGTMAIGEGGGELVKQLLEKTYDVPYPKVVGVKLTGKPKAGIGSHDVALAIIGKVFKNGYVKNSVMEFFGDGIKNLNVEFRNGIDVMTTETTCLTSIWETDEQVKDYLDVHHRVEDYRDLKPADVAYYDGMIEVNLDEIESMIALPAHPSNVFSIRELYENLDEILTETEANCKKLGLNIDLKSKVVDGKLRAEQGVIGGCSGGTFDNIVGALDVLKGHAVSEDFTLSIYPGSQPAYMRFNEMGLNIEAMKSGAIMRTAFCGPCFGAGDTPANNQLSIRHNTRNFPSREGSKPGKGQISSVALMDAKSIAATAINGGFITAATDLDVEYTDTASTYKYDDTPYKNKVHNYGKTPEAQPEVELIEGPNIKPWPEMPELTENVLFKVTAFIDDPVTTTDELIPSGETSSFRSNPYGLSEFTLSRRVPEYVGKSKAVREFEYARENGENPFEKFGELRPVYEKIKTLVDVAPTEIGIGSLVYANKPGDGSAREQAASCQKVLGGWGNICHEYATKRYRSNVINWGMLPFTMEEKAPFGDDAYLLVTDVRKALKEGIEDITAYVLGDEIKKFNLKLTNLTQDERQVLLDGCLINYYRKNS, translated from the coding sequence ATGATCAAGCTTTATGATTCAGGGGTCTATGTAAAAAATGGATCTGAAATAGTACCTGCAGGTGCTGACCTTGGGGTTTCTGTGGAAGAGGCTAAAAAGGGGACTATGGCCTACTCTATATTAGAGGCTCACAACACAACAGACGACATGAAAGATCTGACTCTGAAATTTGACGCTATGGCTTCTCATGACATCACTTTTGTTGGGGTTATCCAGACTGCAAAAGCTAGTGGAATGAAAAAATTCCCTCTTCCATATGTTCTTACTAACTGCCATAACAGTCTTTGTGCTGTAGGTGGAACAATAAACGAAGATGACCACATGTTCGGTCTTTCTGCTGCTAAAAAATATGGGGGAATATATGTACCTGCTCACCAGGCTGTTATCCATTCATACATGAGAGAAAATTATGCAGGATGCGGAAAGATGATCCTAGGATCTGACTCTCATACTAGATATGGTGCTCTTGGTACTATGGCTATCGGTGAAGGTGGAGGGGAGCTTGTAAAACAGCTTCTTGAAAAAACTTATGATGTTCCTTATCCAAAAGTTGTAGGTGTAAAATTAACCGGTAAACCAAAAGCCGGAATTGGTTCTCACGATGTGGCACTTGCAATCATCGGAAAAGTATTCAAAAATGGATATGTGAAAAACTCTGTAATGGAATTCTTCGGAGATGGAATCAAAAACCTTAATGTAGAATTCAGAAACGGTATCGACGTTATGACTACTGAGACTACTTGTCTGACTTCTATCTGGGAGACCGATGAGCAGGTTAAGGATTATCTTGATGTCCACCACCGTGTAGAGGATTACAGAGATCTAAAACCTGCTGACGTAGCATACTATGACGGGATGATCGAAGTTAACTTAGATGAAATAGAGTCTATGATAGCTCTTCCTGCTCATCCGTCAAATGTTTTCTCTATCAGAGAACTTTATGAAAATCTCGATGAGATTTTAACTGAAACAGAGGCAAACTGTAAAAAGCTTGGATTAAATATAGACCTTAAGTCTAAGGTTGTAGACGGAAAACTTAGAGCTGAACAGGGTGTTATCGGTGGATGTTCAGGCGGAACTTTCGACAACATCGTCGGAGCCTTAGACGTACTAAAAGGACACGCTGTTTCTGAGGACTTCACACTTAGTATCTACCCTGGAAGTCAACCTGCATACATGAGATTCAACGAGATGGGATTGAATATAGAAGCTATGAAATCTGGAGCCATTATGAGAACTGCATTCTGCGGACCATGTTTCGGAGCTGGGGACACTCCTGCAAACAATCAGCTAAGCATCCGTCACAACACTAGAAACTTCCCTTCTAGAGAAGGATCAAAGCCTGGAAAGGGACAGATCTCATCTGTTGCACTTATGGATGCCAAGAGTATAGCTGCCACTGCAATAAATGGTGGATTCATCACTGCTGCTACTGATTTAGATGTGGAGTACACAGATACTGCATCTACATACAAGTACGACGACACTCCGTACAAAAATAAGGTGCATAACTACGGAAAAACTCCTGAGGCCCAGCCGGAAGTTGAGCTGATTGAAGGTCCAAACATCAAACCATGGCCTGAAATGCCTGAACTGACTGAAAATGTTTTATTCAAAGTTACAGCTTTTATAGATGACCCTGTAACTACTACAGATGAGCTTATCCCTTCTGGAGAAACTTCATCTTTCAGATCAAACCCTTACGGATTATCTGAATTTACTCTTTCGAGACGTGTTCCTGAATACGTAGGTAAATCAAAGGCTGTTCGTGAGTTTGAATATGCTAGAGAAAATGGAGAAAATCCTTTCGAGAAGTTCGGCGAACTTAGGCCAGTTTATGAAAAAATTAAAACATTGGTTGACGTTGCTCCTACTGAAATCGGAATAGGTTCTTTAGTTTATGCAAATAAACCTGGAGATGGTTCAGCTAGAGAACAGGCAGCTTCTTGTCAGAAGGTCTTAGGTGGATGGGGCAACATCTGTCATGAGTACGCTACTAAAAGATACAGATCAAATGTAATCAACTGGGGAATGCTTCCATTCACAATGGAAGAGAAGGCACCATTTGGTGATGATGCTTACCTTCTAGTAACGGATGTCAGAAAAGCCCTAAAAGAAGGAATAGAAGATATTACAGCTTATGTTTTAGGGGATGAAATCAAGAAATTTAACCTAAAATTAACAAATCTTACTCAAGATGAAAGACAGGTTCTTTTAGACGGTTGCCTGATTAACTACTACAGAAAAAACAGTTAA
- a CDS encoding tripartite tricarboxylate transporter permease, whose protein sequence is MLDIFSYLMGGFSEILTFTNIMWIFFGGVFGSIVGMLPGLGPATGIAVLLPLTFGMNPVTALSTLTAIYYGAMFGGSRASILINTPGDGGAIAATFDGYPMTKNGKAGEALAMSAIASFIGGVIATILMTFLAVSISKVAIKFGPPQYFTLMIFALIATSAISRGNVIRGLFATSLGLMVSTIGADSLTGTVRYTMGIPELYEGVDFLIMIIGFYAIGEVYNNFGKILFNHDPASDAKNSNYDISRVWVSKSEFKECLMPILRSTPLGFFIGILPGAGATISSMLAYSTEKSLSKDPDSFGKGNIIGLAAPEAANNATAVGAMIPMLTLGIPGSGTTAVMLGALMMLGIKPGPMLFTSQPDVAWGVLASMYISNIMLAVINIPLASQLVKVLKTPEKILLPLVVALGFIGTYALSFATTDFFIVALCGIIAFFAKKLKIPISSFILALILGTKIETSFRQSMVLSKGSMSIFASDSISIFFIVLAVLSLFGPMVLNKLLKSDK, encoded by the coding sequence ATGTTAGATATATTTTCATATTTAATGGGAGGATTTAGTGAAATCTTGACCTTTACAAATATCATGTGGATATTTTTTGGAGGGGTGTTTGGTTCTATCGTCGGGATGTTACCTGGACTAGGTCCTGCAACCGGTATTGCTGTTCTTCTTCCACTGACATTCGGGATGAATCCAGTAACCGCTTTAAGTACGCTTACAGCCATATACTACGGAGCGATGTTTGGTGGATCCAGAGCATCTATTTTGATTAATACACCTGGAGACGGAGGAGCAATAGCTGCTACTTTTGACGGATATCCTATGACTAAGAACGGAAAAGCAGGAGAAGCCCTTGCAATGTCTGCAATAGCTTCTTTTATAGGGGGCGTTATAGCAACAATTTTGATGACGTTCCTAGCTGTTTCTATATCTAAAGTAGCGATAAAATTCGGACCTCCTCAGTATTTTACACTGATGATATTCGCTTTAATAGCAACATCGGCAATATCAAGAGGGAATGTAATAAGAGGACTTTTTGCGACCTCTTTGGGGCTCATGGTTAGTACTATAGGGGCTGATTCTCTCACTGGAACTGTGAGATATACAATGGGTATTCCAGAACTCTATGAAGGTGTAGATTTTCTTATAATGATTATAGGATTCTATGCAATTGGAGAGGTTTATAATAACTTTGGCAAAATATTATTCAATCATGACCCCGCTTCAGATGCCAAAAATTCTAATTATGATATAAGCAGGGTTTGGGTAAGTAAATCGGAGTTTAAAGAGTGTCTCATGCCTATCTTGAGAAGTACGCCGCTAGGATTCTTTATAGGGATACTTCCAGGTGCTGGTGCGACTATCTCTTCTATGCTTGCATATTCAACTGAAAAGAGTTTATCAAAGGATCCTGACAGCTTCGGTAAGGGTAATATTATAGGATTGGCAGCACCAGAAGCCGCCAATAATGCCACTGCAGTTGGAGCTATGATACCTATGCTTACTCTTGGTATTCCAGGATCTGGAACTACAGCAGTAATGCTAGGAGCTCTAATGATGCTTGGGATTAAGCCGGGTCCTATGCTGTTTACAAGCCAGCCCGATGTAGCCTGGGGAGTTTTAGCAAGTATGTATATTAGTAATATAATGCTTGCAGTAATAAACATTCCACTGGCATCGCAATTGGTAAAAGTACTGAAAACTCCTGAAAAAATACTTCTGCCTCTTGTTGTAGCACTAGGATTTATAGGAACTTATGCACTTAGTTTTGCCACAACTGATTTTTTCATCGTTGCATTATGCGGTATAATTGCATTCTTTGCCAAGAAATTAAAAATACCAATTTCCTCATTTATATTGGCATTGATACTAGGAACCAAGATAGAGACTTCTTTTAGACAGTCAATGGTATTGTCTAAAGGTTCAATGTCTATATTTGCTTCAGATTCTATATCAATATTCTTTATTGTATTAGCCGTACTGTCACTCTTTGGACCTATGGTGTTAAATAAGTTGTTAAAGTCTGACAAATAG
- a CDS encoding tripartite tricarboxylate transporter TctB family protein, protein MTQNKIIGIFGALLAVVYGISTATAVGAGATFLSGTKIFPTMVIILTAVLSAVIFLQDHMGKVEGKKLEIDKKVAMTIGKCTVIFVIYTLVFEHLGYILSTTVLLMGLLSILNGGKIKQNSIISVAFSVIAYFIFSKLLAISLPPGIINF, encoded by the coding sequence ATGACTCAGAATAAAATAATAGGTATTTTTGGAGCTTTGCTTGCAGTTGTATATGGTATTAGTACGGCCACTGCTGTAGGTGCAGGAGCTACTTTTCTTTCAGGGACCAAAATATTTCCTACAATGGTTATAATACTGACCGCCGTTCTTTCTGCAGTAATATTTTTACAGGACCATATGGGAAAAGTAGAGGGGAAAAAATTAGAAATAGATAAAAAAGTTGCAATGACTATTGGAAAATGTACCGTGATATTTGTAATTTATACTTTAGTCTTTGAACATCTTGGTTATATACTTTCTACGACAGTCCTCTTAATGGGACTTTTAAGTATTTTAAATGGTGGTAAAATTAAACAGAACTCAATTATTTCAGTAGCTTTTTCTGTAATAGCATACTTTATATTTTCAAAATTATTGGCGATTTCTTTACCACCAGGGATAATAAATTTTTAA